In the genome of Rhodoferax fermentans, one region contains:
- the rfbG gene encoding CDP-glucose 4,6-dehydratase gives MEGLVVNPAFWSGKRVFLTGHTGFKGSWLSLWLQSLGAEIHGLALTPPTTPNLFTVAQVANGMASSTIGDIRDLATVQKAMQTSQADIVIHMAAQPLVRLSYAEPVETYATNVMGTVHVLESARHTPSVKAVVVVTTDKCYENKEWLWGYREDEPMGGFDPYSNSKGCSELVTSAYRCSFFKDKGIALASARAGNVIGGGDWAADRLVPDILRAFEKNQPVVIRNPHATRPWQHVLEPLSGYLSLAEHLYTDDQTFAEGWNFGPKDDDAQPVQWIVEHMVNNWCNGASWQQDDGVHPHEANYLKLDISKAKARLGWEPRWPLAAALKHITTWHQAWLANDDMKKMCLAQIQQYSSAIYSEAI, from the coding sequence ATGGAAGGTCTGGTCGTGAATCCGGCATTCTGGTCAGGTAAACGCGTTTTTTTAACCGGCCACACCGGCTTCAAAGGCAGTTGGCTCAGCCTGTGGCTACAAAGCCTGGGCGCTGAAATACACGGCCTGGCGCTCACTCCGCCCACCACACCCAACCTGTTCACCGTTGCGCAGGTGGCGAATGGCATGGCCAGCAGCACCATTGGCGACATTCGCGACCTGGCCACCGTGCAAAAAGCCATGCAAACCAGTCAGGCCGACATCGTGATCCACATGGCGGCACAACCGCTGGTGCGCCTGTCTTACGCCGAACCCGTTGAAACCTACGCCACCAATGTGATGGGCACCGTGCATGTGCTGGAGTCGGCCCGCCACACCCCGAGTGTCAAGGCCGTGGTGGTGGTCACTACCGATAAGTGTTATGAGAACAAAGAATGGCTCTGGGGCTACCGTGAAGACGAACCTATGGGCGGTTTTGACCCCTACAGCAACAGCAAAGGCTGCTCAGAACTGGTGACCAGTGCCTACCGTTGCTCGTTCTTCAAAGACAAAGGCATTGCCTTGGCATCTGCCCGTGCTGGGAACGTCATCGGCGGTGGCGATTGGGCTGCAGACCGCTTGGTGCCAGACATCTTGCGTGCCTTCGAGAAAAACCAGCCTGTGGTCATTCGCAACCCCCATGCCACCCGACCCTGGCAACACGTGCTGGAGCCGCTTAGTGGTTATCTGTCATTGGCAGAGCACCTGTACACCGATGACCAAACATTCGCCGAAGGCTGGAACTTCGGCCCCAAGGATGACGATGCACAACCCGTGCAATGGATTGTTGAGCACATGGTCAACAACTGGTGCAACGGCGCAAGCTGGCAACAAGACGACGGTGTTCACCCGCATGAAGCCAACTACCTTAAGTTAGATATCTCCAAAGCCAAAGCCCGACTGGGCTGGGAGCCACGCTGGCCCTTGGCAGCTGCGTTGAAGCACATCACCACGTGGCATCAAGCTTGGCTGGCCAATGATGATATGAAAAAAATGTGCTTAGCGCAGATACAGCAATACTCTTCAGCTATTTATTCAGAAGCAATATGA
- the rfbH gene encoding lipopolysaccharide biosynthesis protein RfbH translates to MTTAPIQFTPKAPDAIRREIAALVQQYSDIVHAPQAFVPGETLVPPSGKVIGAQELKNMVEASLDGWLTTGRFNAEFEKKLAAFIGIKHLITVNSGSSANLVAFNTLTSPKLGARAIQKCDEVIGVAAGFPTTVNPILQFGAVPVFVDVDPLTHNIDASKIEAAIGPKTKAIMLAHSLGNPFNLDVVTALCKKHNLWLVEDCCDALGTTYRGQMVGTFGDIGTLSFYPAHHITMGEGGAVFTNSDELKAIAESFRDWGRDCYCQPGKDNTCGKRFCQQLGKLPYGYDHKYTYSHLGYNLKISDMQAACGLAQLEQAPQFIQARKDNFAFLKARLKDCEEFVNLPQATEHSDPSWFGFPITLKDNCPVTRLDLLTYLDQNKVGTRLLFAGNLTRQPYMTGAHYRISGDLSNTDNVMNNTFWIGVQPALTREMLEFAASKIESYLGVNF, encoded by the coding sequence ATGACAACTGCACCTATTCAATTTACGCCCAAAGCCCCTGATGCCATCCGCCGCGAAATTGCTGCACTAGTGCAACAGTATTCAGATATCGTTCATGCGCCCCAAGCTTTTGTCCCCGGTGAAACCCTGGTGCCGCCTTCGGGCAAGGTCATTGGTGCCCAGGAACTCAAGAACATGGTCGAAGCCAGCTTGGACGGCTGGCTGACCACAGGGCGCTTCAACGCCGAGTTTGAGAAAAAGCTGGCTGCCTTCATCGGCATCAAACACCTGATCACCGTCAACTCCGGCTCCTCGGCCAATCTGGTGGCCTTCAACACCCTGACCTCCCCCAAGCTGGGCGCACGCGCCATCCAGAAATGTGACGAAGTCATTGGTGTGGCAGCTGGCTTTCCGACCACCGTCAATCCCATCTTGCAGTTTGGCGCCGTGCCGGTGTTTGTGGATGTGGACCCGCTGACCCACAACATTGATGCGTCCAAGATCGAAGCCGCCATCGGCCCCAAGACCAAAGCCATCATGTTGGCGCACAGCCTGGGCAATCCCTTCAACCTAGACGTTGTCACTGCCCTTTGCAAAAAACATAACTTGTGGCTGGTGGAAGACTGCTGCGATGCGCTGGGCACCACCTACCGCGGCCAGATGGTCGGCACCTTCGGAGATATCGGCACGCTGAGTTTTTACCCAGCCCACCACATCACCATGGGTGAAGGTGGTGCAGTATTCACCAACAGCGACGAACTCAAGGCCATTGCCGAGAGCTTTCGCGACTGGGGCCGCGACTGCTACTGCCAACCCGGCAAGGACAACACCTGTGGCAAACGCTTTTGCCAGCAACTGGGCAAACTGCCCTACGGCTACGACCACAAATACACCTACAGCCATCTCGGCTACAACCTCAAGATCAGCGACATGCAGGCCGCCTGCGGCCTGGCCCAACTGGAACAAGCGCCCCAGTTCATCCAGGCCCGCAAGGACAACTTTGCCTTCCTGAAAGCACGTCTGAAAGACTGTGAGGAATTTGTCAACTTGCCCCAGGCCACCGAACACTCAGACCCGTCATGGTTTGGTTTCCCCATCACCCTCAAGGACAACTGCCCGGTGACCCGACTGGACCTGCTGACCTACTTGGACCAAAACAAGGTGGGTACCCGCCTGCTGTTTGCTGGCAACCTGACACGCCAACCCTACATGACAGGAGCCCATTACCGCATCAGCGGTGACCTGAGCAACACCGACAACGTGATGAACAACACCTTCTGGATCGGGGTGCAGCCGGCACTGACACGGGAGATGCTGGAGTTTGCGGCTTCCAAGATCGAAAGTTACCTGGGCGTGAATTTTTAA